In Methanofollis fontis, the following proteins share a genomic window:
- a CDS encoding helix-turn-helix transcriptional regulator, giving the protein MITVLSVIGAEGVGADDITRKTGFEQERVAEILGGLRYRWLITGTGDLYTLTTGGTLLATRTHDLAVEFYRAISRDRTRKIPHFFRVIGQVRNELIRMGEDGYLEGLDDPVSAEPSIAEWLLGMGLLEVGDGGRQRTPAGEEVLRGLERCIRIAGVIEEFNAFFEFHSLEGVPEFALESIEDLINAELICDVPVNFEQRLEFYLDIIREAEWLHGVSTWSKPAVAATLWDLVIAGKEVELVITPELAAALWQEEVVKKGRDPSLFPNLRFFVSTIPISVGLTVTDTALSFGLFLRDNQTYDSIHDLVCRTPEAVHWGERLYQHYRAHSVPIMEFFQGGCG; this is encoded by the coding sequence ATGATCACGGTGCTCTCGGTGATCGGTGCGGAGGGGGTCGGTGCAGATGACATCACCAGAAAGACGGGATTTGAACAGGAACGGGTGGCCGAGATCCTCGGCGGCCTCAGGTACCGCTGGCTTATCACCGGAACGGGGGATCTCTACACCCTGACGACCGGCGGAACGCTTCTGGCCACGCGGACCCACGACCTGGCAGTCGAGTTCTACCGGGCGATCTCAAGGGACAGAACCAGAAAGATCCCCCATTTCTTCCGGGTGATCGGTCAGGTGCGCAACGAACTGATCCGGATGGGGGAGGATGGATACCTCGAAGGGCTGGACGATCCGGTATCGGCCGAGCCCTCAATCGCAGAATGGCTCCTCGGAATGGGGCTTCTGGAGGTCGGGGACGGAGGGCGCCAGCGCACACCTGCAGGGGAGGAGGTGCTGCGCGGCCTGGAGCGGTGCATCAGGATCGCGGGCGTCATCGAGGAGTTCAATGCCTTCTTTGAGTTCCACTCCCTCGAAGGCGTGCCCGAATTCGCCCTTGAAAGCATCGAAGATCTGATCAACGCCGAACTCATCTGCGACGTTCCGGTGAACTTCGAGCAGAGGCTGGAATTTTACCTGGATATCATCAGGGAGGCCGAGTGGCTCCACGGGGTATCGACATGGTCCAAACCCGCCGTGGCCGCAACGCTCTGGGATCTGGTGATAGCGGGGAAGGAGGTCGAACTCGTGATCACCCCGGAACTGGCCGCGGCACTCTGGCAGGAGGAGGTGGTGAAGAAGGGGCGCGACCCCTCGCTCTTCCCGAACCTCCGGTTCTTCGTTTCGACCATTCCAATCTCTGTCGGACTCACCGTCACCGATACGGCCCTCTCCTTCGGTCTGTTCCTCAGGGACAACCAGACCTACGACTCGATCCACGACCTGGTCTGCCGCACGCCGGAGGCGGTGCACTGGGGCGAACGGCTGTATCAGCATTACCGGGCGCACTCCGTCCCGATCATGGAGTTCTTTCAGGGCGGGTGTGGATGA
- a CDS encoding aconitase X, whose protein sequence is MDLDREEQAILDGEFGETRRKMMELLVGLGTVFGAERLVPITSAQVSGASYKTIGRWGLEWLEGLDARAVVPTVLNPIGMDRHRWREMGIPEEFAGKQEEVVAAYERLGIRLECTCTPYYLTNTSFGEHLAWAESSAVSYANSVIGARTNREGGPGALAAAIIGKTPYYGLHIFKNRQPQIGFSLDEPTALQGAADYGALGHLTGGMAGNRIPIFFGIRPNRDHLKALGAAMAATGAVALYHVDGITPEARLPTLRREVDETIEIRIAEVREVFSAVEVDAIAVGCPHLSPAELEHLAGLLGGKSVKKPFFVFAAAGVIAENRAAVNRIEASGARVYADTCVVVSPALDRFDAIMVNSGKALAYVPTMCGAVARIGSLEECVAVATA, encoded by the coding sequence ATGGACCTCGACAGAGAGGAGCAGGCGATCCTGGACGGCGAATTCGGCGAGACCCGCCGGAAGATGATGGAGCTCCTCGTCGGGCTGGGCACGGTCTTCGGTGCGGAGCGGCTGGTGCCGATCACGAGCGCACAGGTCTCCGGCGCCTCCTACAAGACGATCGGACGCTGGGGACTGGAATGGCTGGAGGGGCTGGACGCCCGCGCCGTCGTCCCCACCGTGCTGAACCCGATCGGCATGGACCGCCACCGCTGGCGGGAGATGGGTATCCCCGAGGAGTTCGCCGGGAAGCAGGAGGAGGTGGTCGCCGCCTATGAGCGCCTCGGGATCCGGCTCGAATGCACCTGCACCCCCTATTACCTTACCAACACCTCCTTCGGCGAACACCTGGCCTGGGCAGAGTCCTCGGCAGTCAGTTATGCAAACTCCGTCATCGGGGCGCGGACCAACCGCGAGGGCGGACCAGGCGCCCTTGCGGCGGCGATCATCGGAAAGACTCCCTATTACGGGCTGCACATCTTCAAGAACCGCCAGCCGCAGATCGGCTTTTCTCTGGACGAGCCGACAGCCCTGCAGGGCGCCGCAGACTACGGGGCGCTCGGGCACCTGACGGGCGGGATGGCCGGCAACCGCATCCCGATCTTCTTCGGGATCCGCCCGAACCGTGACCACCTCAAGGCGCTCGGGGCGGCGATGGCGGCCACCGGCGCCGTCGCCCTCTACCATGTGGACGGGATCACGCCCGAGGCGCGCCTGCCGACCCTGCGGCGGGAGGTGGACGAGACGATCGAGATCCGGATCGCCGAGGTGAGGGAGGTGTTCTCCGCAGTGGAGGTCGACGCCATCGCCGTCGGCTGCCCGCACCTCTCCCCGGCCGAACTCGAGCACCTGGCAGGGCTGCTCGGCGGGAAGAGCGTGAAGAAACCTTTCTTCGTCTTTGCCGCCGCCGGGGTGATCGCGGAGAACCGGGCCGCCGTGAACCGGATCGAGGCGAGCGGGGCGCGGGTCTATGCCGACACCTGCGTCGTGGTCTCGCCGGCCCTCGACCGCTTCGACGCCATCATGGTGAACTCGGGCAAGGCGCTCGCCTATGTGCCGACGATGTGCGGGGCCGTGGCCCGGATCGGGAGCCTTGAGGAGTGCGTGGCCGTGGCCACGGCATGA
- a CDS encoding UbiD family decarboxylase: MRDFIQQMQEAGLADEIDRPVDLRFEAAKMAAGTDRILLMKDPDGRKSVMNLTASRPALAAALGSDEKGLVKRLAGAAYNGRLKMMGHLPMREVDLAELPIMTFFPRDGGPYITAGIVFSRSGDVENASIHRMMVTGADRVAARLVEGRHTDVMHREALARGERLPVAVVIGAHPAVTFASCTRVPEGKELAFAAELMGGELPVHECGNGVLVPEAEIVLEGYIGAERTEEGPFVDITGTYDFQRIQPVIEFTGMWTADDPIYHSILPGGNEHRLLMGVPYEPRIYAAVAGVTSVRNVVLTTGGCGYLHAVVQIRKNTQGDGKNAIMAAFAAHTSLKHVVVVDEDIDPFSIEDVEYAIATRVRGDRDLMVITGVRGSSLDPCREGDGTNVKIGVDATMVMGEEEKFVRAGWDA; the protein is encoded by the coding sequence ATGCGTGACTTTATCCAGCAGATGCAGGAGGCGGGACTGGCCGACGAGATCGACCGGCCGGTGGACCTCCGTTTTGAAGCGGCGAAAATGGCAGCCGGGACCGACCGGATACTCCTGATGAAGGACCCCGACGGCCGAAAGTCAGTGATGAACCTCACCGCCTCGCGCCCCGCTCTGGCGGCGGCACTCGGGTCGGACGAGAAGGGACTTGTAAAGCGGCTTGCAGGCGCCGCCTACAACGGGCGGCTGAAGATGATGGGACACCTCCCGATGCGGGAGGTCGACCTCGCCGAACTCCCGATCATGACCTTCTTCCCGCGGGACGGCGGCCCCTATATCACGGCCGGGATCGTCTTCTCCCGCTCAGGCGACGTCGAGAACGCCTCCATCCACCGGATGATGGTGACCGGGGCGGACCGCGTCGCCGCCCGCCTGGTCGAGGGGAGGCACACCGACGTGATGCACCGCGAGGCGCTGGCGCGGGGCGAACGCCTGCCGGTGGCCGTGGTCATCGGCGCACACCCGGCGGTCACCTTCGCCTCCTGCACCCGCGTGCCGGAGGGCAAGGAACTCGCCTTTGCAGCCGAACTGATGGGCGGGGAACTGCCGGTCCATGAGTGCGGCAACGGCGTGCTCGTGCCAGAGGCGGAGATCGTGCTCGAGGGCTATATCGGCGCCGAACGGACCGAGGAGGGGCCATTTGTGGACATCACCGGCACCTACGACTTCCAGCGGATCCAGCCGGTGATCGAGTTCACCGGGATGTGGACGGCGGACGACCCCATCTACCACTCCATCCTGCCCGGCGGCAACGAACACCGCCTGCTGATGGGCGTGCCCTATGAACCCAGGATCTATGCGGCCGTGGCCGGCGTGACCAGTGTGCGCAACGTGGTGCTGACCACCGGCGGCTGCGGATACCTGCATGCCGTCGTCCAGATCCGCAAGAACACGCAGGGCGATGGGAAGAACGCCATCATGGCGGCGTTTGCCGCCCATACCTCCCTCAAGCACGTCGTCGTCGTCGACGAGGACATCGACCCCTTCTCCATAGAGGACGTGGAGTATGCGATCGCCACCCGCGTGCGGGGTGACCGCGACCTGATGGTGATCACCGGGGTGCGGGGGTCGTCCCTGGACCCCTGTCGGGAGGGCGACGGCACGAACGTGAAGATCGGGGTCGACGCCACGATGGTGATGGGAGAGGAGGAGAAGTTCGTGCGTGCAGGGTGGGATGCCTGA
- a CDS encoding UbiX family flavin prenyltransferase, translating to MQKEYVVGVTGASGIIYARRLLEVLSGQARVHLVVSDVAREIAAFEGVDLTGFPVIEEDNSNLAAEIASGSFRYDGMAIVPCSMKSLASIAHGFSDTLIARTADVCLKERRRCLLVLREMPLSRVHLTNMLAADDAGATVMVASPPFYGRPETIDDLVDMVVARILDHLGVEHTIGKRWNGYDDDA from the coding sequence ATGCAGAAGGAATATGTTGTCGGCGTGACCGGGGCGAGCGGGATCATCTATGCCCGCCGCCTGCTGGAGGTTCTGAGCGGACAGGCCCGCGTCCACCTGGTGGTCTCGGACGTGGCCAGGGAGATCGCCGCCTTCGAGGGGGTGGACCTCACGGGTTTTCCGGTGATCGAAGAGGATAACAGCAACCTGGCCGCCGAGATTGCCAGCGGTTCGTTCAGGTACGACGGGATGGCGATCGTCCCCTGCTCGATGAAGAGCCTGGCCTCGATCGCCCACGGTTTCTCGGACACCCTCATCGCCAGGACGGCCGATGTCTGCCTCAAGGAGCGGCGGCGGTGCCTGCTCGTGCTGCGGGAGATGCCGCTCTCGCGGGTGCATCTCACCAACATGCTCGCCGCCGACGATGCGGGGGCGACGGTGATGGTGGCGAGTCCGCCCTTCTACGGGCGGCCCGAGACGATCGACGACCTGGTCGATATGGTGGTGGCCCGTATCCTCGACCACCTGGGGGTCGAACACACAATAGGAAAACGATGGAACGGCTATGACGACGATGCGTGA
- a CDS encoding HD domain-containing protein, with product MKIIKDPVHGDIEVGKAALTLLDSPALQRLRHIRQLGFAHLVYPGANHTRFEHCLGTMHLASVLSRHLGLNNGERDLVTVSALLHDIGHGPFSHVSEAFMLERTGRGHQNVAALLEEGRTAALLAECGLDPGEVASVINGSHRYAGIIHGDLDVDRMDYLLRDAHYTGVPYGIVDAARLVRSTVGTETGIALDQGGINAAESLLIARTLMRPVVYYHHVSRIATSMFHLALIAHAAESGEEAPDLMRLDDAALFTRLLSSPDDTAQMLAKRLYRRHLYKRAVYVGRGQVNAPAVQRGAGLEESRRIAAAIAAEAGVGEEYVLVDIPPFPAEMSMEVRVRDRNALVGLEQVSPLLSTLNETRREQWRLGVYTTPDRREAVERAAYEVLHIKKPTQQNRLPI from the coding sequence ATGAAAATCATCAAGGACCCGGTGCACGGCGACATTGAGGTGGGGAAGGCAGCGCTCACCCTCCTCGACTCTCCGGCCCTCCAGCGCCTCCGCCATATCAGGCAGCTGGGGTTTGCCCATCTCGTCTATCCGGGCGCAAACCATACCCGCTTCGAGCACTGCCTCGGCACCATGCACCTGGCATCGGTGCTCTCGCGCCACCTCGGCCTCAACAACGGGGAGCGGGACCTGGTCACCGTCTCGGCGCTCCTCCACGATATCGGCCACGGCCCCTTCTCCCATGTCTCCGAGGCCTTCATGCTGGAACGGACCGGCAGGGGTCACCAGAACGTCGCCGCCCTGCTCGAGGAGGGGCGGACCGCCGCCCTGCTGGCGGAGTGCGGCCTCGACCCCGGAGAGGTGGCCTCCGTGATCAATGGGTCGCACCGCTATGCCGGGATCATCCACGGCGACCTGGACGTGGACCGCATGGACTATCTCCTCAGGGACGCACACTACACCGGCGTGCCCTACGGGATCGTGGACGCCGCACGACTCGTCCGCTCCACGGTCGGGACGGAGACCGGGATCGCCCTCGACCAGGGCGGGATCAATGCCGCCGAGTCCCTGCTCATCGCCAGAACCCTGATGCGCCCGGTGGTCTATTACCACCATGTCTCGCGGATCGCCACCTCGATGTTCCACCTCGCCCTCATCGCCCACGCGGCGGAGAGCGGCGAGGAGGCCCCCGACCTGATGCGCCTGGACGACGCCGCTCTCTTCACCCGCCTCCTCTCGTCGCCGGACGACACCGCACAGATGCTGGCGAAGCGCCTCTATCGCCGCCACCTCTACAAGCGGGCGGTGTATGTGGGGCGGGGACAGGTGAACGCCCCCGCCGTCCAGCGGGGCGCCGGTCTGGAGGAAAGCCGGCGTATCGCCGCCGCCATCGCCGCCGAGGCGGGCGTCGGCGAGGAATATGTGCTCGTCGACATCCCGCCCTTCCCCGCCGAGATGTCGATGGAGGTGCGGGTGCGCGACAGGAACGCCCTGGTCGGTCTGGAACAGGTCTCCCCGCTCCTCTCAACCCTGAACGAGACGCGGCGGGAGCAGTGGCGTCTCGGCGTCTACACCACCCCCGACCGGCGGGAGGCGGTGGAGCGAGCGGCATACGAGGTGCTCCACATCAAAAAACCAACGCAGCAGAACAGGCTGCCCATATGA
- the cofD gene encoding 2-phospho-L-lactate transferase, translating to MITFLSGGTGTPKLLRGMRNLVADDQIAVVVNTAEDMWLSGNHMSPDIDTVLYLYAGLLNTDTWWGIRGDTFATHKFLERIDDGEFIAIGDRDRAVHIARARMLWDGLSLTAATERIADALGVQARVLPMTDAEVTTYVETAGGPMHFQEYWVRHRGEVAIDGVVRMGEREPAASEAAIAAIRDAEAVILGPSNPVTSISPILECGGIREALEEQFVIAVSPFIGDRPVSGPAAALMEAWGMEASSAGTYTLYRDFCDVFVQDIRDSCDVPGSLRLDTMMSDERRAEALAWEMMAIVRAVERRRG from the coding sequence ATGATTACGTTTCTCTCCGGCGGCACCGGGACGCCGAAACTCCTGCGGGGGATGCGCAACCTCGTCGCCGACGATCAGATCGCCGTCGTCGTCAACACGGCCGAGGATATGTGGCTCTCCGGCAACCACATGTCGCCTGATATCGACACCGTCCTCTACCTGTATGCGGGTCTGCTGAACACCGATACCTGGTGGGGGATCAGGGGCGACACCTTTGCCACCCACAAGTTCCTCGAACGCATCGATGACGGTGAGTTCATCGCCATCGGGGACCGCGACCGTGCCGTCCATATCGCCCGCGCCAGGATGCTCTGGGACGGTCTCAGCCTGACGGCGGCAACAGAACGGATTGCCGATGCCCTGGGCGTGCAGGCGCGGGTGCTTCCGATGACCGATGCCGAGGTGACGACCTATGTGGAGACGGCGGGGGGTCCGATGCATTTCCAGGAATACTGGGTGCGTCACCGGGGCGAGGTGGCGATCGACGGTGTGGTGCGGATGGGCGAGCGCGAACCGGCGGCGAGCGAGGCGGCGATCGCCGCAATCCGGGATGCCGAGGCAGTGATCCTCGGGCCGTCCAACCCGGTGACGAGCATCTCGCCGATCCTGGAGTGCGGCGGCATCAGGGAGGCGCTTGAAGAGCAGTTCGTCATCGCCGTCTCTCCCTTCATCGGGGACAGGCCGGTCTCCGGGCCCGCCGCCGCCCTGATGGAGGCATGGGGGATGGAAGCCTCTTCGGCCGGGACCTATACCCTCTACCGCGATTTCTGCGATGTGTTCGTGCAGGACATCCGCGACTCCTGTGATGTGCCGGGCAGTCTCCGCCTGGACACCATGATGTCGGACGAACGCCGGGCTGAGGCCCTGGCCTGGGAGATGATGGCGATCGTCAGGGCCGTGGAGCGAAGGAGAGGCTGA
- a CDS encoding MBL fold metallo-hydrolase: MDLTLLCDNTTITDRYFLGEPGISFLIRDGPTGVLFDLGYSDIFLRNAMAMGETLLEIERVVFSHAHLDHTWGLLPLLRHLNGAVIEGRPHTRPGYLAHPAIFRHISAAGLPEIGMPMGEDDLRRQGEVHLSREPVAITDDLHFLGEIPRRFSFEEGHTVGECDGRPDTVPDDTALAYASEDGVVVITGCAHAGICSTVEYAREVCGEERVAAVIGGFHLLDASEERINETYRYFRNLSPGRIYPCHCTGLPAIIALAGSCRVGEAGVGLSLSFAPRP; encoded by the coding sequence ATGGACCTCACCCTGCTCTGCGACAACACCACCATCACCGACCGCTATTTCCTGGGTGAACCCGGGATCTCCTTTTTGATCCGGGACGGACCGACCGGCGTGCTCTTCGACCTCGGGTACTCCGATATTTTCCTGAGAAATGCCATGGCCATGGGCGAGACGCTCCTTGAAATCGAGCGCGTGGTGTTCTCCCACGCCCACCTCGACCACACCTGGGGGCTCCTTCCCCTGCTCAGGCACCTGAACGGGGCGGTGATCGAGGGAAGACCCCATACCCGTCCCGGATACCTCGCCCACCCGGCGATCTTCCGGCATATCAGCGCCGCCGGTCTCCCGGAGATCGGGATGCCGATGGGAGAGGACGACCTCCGCCGCCAGGGCGAGGTGCACCTCTCCCGCGAGCCAGTGGCGATCACCGATGACCTCCATTTCCTGGGCGAGATCCCGCGGCGCTTCTCCTTCGAGGAGGGGCACACCGTCGGGGAGTGCGACGGACGGCCCGATACGGTCCCGGACGACACCGCCCTCGCCTACGCTTCAGAGGACGGCGTGGTCGTGATCACCGGGTGCGCCCATGCCGGCATCTGCTCGACTGTGGAGTATGCACGGGAGGTCTGCGGGGAGGAGCGGGTTGCGGCCGTCATCGGCGGGTTCCACCTCCTCGATGCGAGCGAGGAGCGGATCAACGAAACCTACCGCTACTTCAGGAACCTCTCGCCCGGGCGCATCTACCCCTGCCACTGCACCGGCCTCCCCGCCATCATCGCCCTTGCGGGGTCGTGCAGGGTCGGGGAGGCGGGCGTCGGGCTCAGCCTCTCCTTCGCTCCACGGCCCTGA
- a CDS encoding cation diffusion facilitator family transporter, translated as MGRGDVGDRSALAAALAITAGFMLVEVAGSVLSGSLSLISDAAHMLTDSLALTLSLGAVIIADRLPTKGRTFGYHRLEVLAAFINGLLLVLIAAVIIMEAVDRLFSPPPVGGALMGVVGLIGLGANLVVAWMLHGREDLNVRAAFFHVVSDTLSSAAVVVAAAWIALTGQSIVDPLLSIGIAAFILISSSAILRESGGILLQYAPPGVDLDEVVVAIESVEGVSGVHNVHLWSLCSHINILDAHVVVDTDDFAAVEEIKREIKCRLSSFEVNYSTLEFEREPCPSCSVVCTIPAD; from the coding sequence ATGGGCCGGGGGGATGTCGGGGACCGGTCCGCCCTTGCGGCGGCGCTGGCGATCACGGCAGGATTCATGCTCGTCGAGGTGGCGGGCAGCGTGCTCTCCGGATCGCTCTCCCTCATCTCGGACGCCGCCCATATGCTCACTGACTCCCTGGCCCTGACCCTCTCCCTGGGGGCGGTGATCATCGCCGACCGCCTGCCCACTAAGGGGCGGACCTTCGGCTACCACCGCCTGGAGGTGCTGGCCGCCTTCATCAACGGTCTGCTGCTCGTGCTGATCGCCGCCGTCATAATTATGGAGGCGGTGGATCGGTTGTTCTCGCCGCCCCCGGTCGGCGGTGCCCTGATGGGGGTGGTTGGGCTGATCGGCCTTGGCGCCAACCTGGTCGTCGCCTGGATGCTTCACGGGCGTGAGGACCTGAACGTCCGCGCCGCATTTTTCCATGTCGTCAGCGACACCCTTTCGTCGGCGGCGGTGGTCGTTGCCGCCGCCTGGATCGCCCTCACCGGGCAGAGCATCGTCGACCCCCTGCTCTCAATCGGCATCGCCGCCTTCATTCTCATCTCTTCCTCCGCCATCCTCAGGGAGTCGGGCGGCATCCTCCTCCAGTACGCACCCCCGGGCGTGGACCTGGACGAGGTGGTCGTGGCGATCGAGTCGGTCGAGGGCGTCAGCGGCGTGCATAACGTCCACCTCTGGAGCCTTTGCTCGCATATCAATATCCTGGACGCCCATGTTGTCGTCGATACCGACGATTTCGCCGCCGTCGAGGAGATCAAACGGGAGATCAAATGCCGTCTGTCGAGTTTCGAGGTGAACTACAGCACCCTGGAGTTTGAACGGGAGCCCTGCCCGTCCTGTTCGGTCGTCTGCACCATCCCGGCAGATTAG
- a CDS encoding DUF2070 family protein: MPGTDEARLESLSNLIVQARSWKSSLSLIVVLGLVIDGASWIGHLDDGEPFPLLGTFGYLVPALIAFLLSPLLLRSRRLSWDWSGTLASTCMVASVLISLSPYLFFSKSLFPHFFALSLGIVLSIRIVFLAAVAEARLLHALLPALLQSVPAWISGMVHFGGTFPLYSALFQIALGGATLLLITIIERPLKHLFGISPLSFANAFMAYMDEGSRALEDYFRSIGQSVYVPHTTIFFRRAGRDEAAVTIPGLHPGPLGEIGGSNLPKILHDALGRDTFVLHGCSTHDFNPVSASEMDGVIEAVRASKQGLSYQDTATPALRFRCGSVHLLAQGFGDAVLIASTRSPERTDDIDASIGLAIAGECRKYFDHVAFADAHNCMYEVPPPVMPGSREAYEYIRGSTAAAAALAAEPQGAFRIGVAACRLPYSREEGFGDLGVQVLVVEAAGQTTAYVLFDGNNVLHGVREEIRAHLASHVDECEVLTTDTHVVNTVSGRNPIGMKVPVEQFLPEVEKTVLQAVADLAPAESAGSSLWCDGIVVFGSQLIARLGSSVGATAGLVVPVAVLVLVLAFLSALMAYVVLA, from the coding sequence ATGCCCGGAACCGATGAAGCGCGTCTTGAATCCCTCTCGAACCTGATCGTCCAGGCCAGGTCCTGGAAGAGTTCGCTCTCCCTGATCGTCGTCCTGGGTCTGGTCATCGACGGGGCAAGCTGGATTGGCCACCTCGACGACGGAGAGCCATTCCCCCTCCTCGGGACGTTCGGGTATCTTGTCCCGGCGTTGATCGCCTTTCTCCTCTCTCCCCTGCTGCTGAGGTCCCGGCGCCTCTCCTGGGACTGGTCTGGCACCCTCGCCTCCACCTGCATGGTCGCCTCCGTGCTGATCAGCCTCTCCCCCTATCTCTTCTTTTCCAAGTCGCTCTTCCCGCATTTCTTCGCCCTCTCTCTCGGCATCGTGCTCTCGATCAGGATCGTGTTTCTGGCCGCCGTCGCCGAAGCGCGGCTGCTCCATGCCCTTCTCCCCGCCCTCCTCCAGAGCGTGCCGGCATGGATCTCCGGTATGGTGCACTTCGGCGGCACCTTCCCCCTCTACAGCGCCCTCTTCCAGATCGCCCTCGGCGGCGCCACGCTGCTGCTCATCACCATCATCGAACGACCGCTGAAGCACCTCTTCGGGATCAGCCCGCTGTCCTTCGCAAACGCCTTCATGGCCTATATGGACGAGGGCTCAAGGGCCCTTGAGGACTACTTCCGGAGCATCGGGCAGTCGGTCTATGTCCCCCACACCACCATATTCTTCCGGCGTGCCGGGAGGGATGAGGCGGCGGTCACCATCCCGGGTCTCCACCCCGGCCCCCTCGGCGAGATCGGTGGGAGCAACCTCCCGAAGATCCTCCACGACGCCCTCGGCAGGGACACCTTCGTGCTCCACGGGTGTTCGACCCATGACTTCAACCCGGTGTCGGCCTCGGAGATGGACGGCGTGATTGAGGCGGTGCGGGCATCGAAACAGGGCCTCTCCTACCAGGACACCGCCACTCCGGCGCTTCGTTTCCGGTGCGGCAGCGTGCACCTGCTCGCTCAGGGCTTCGGGGACGCCGTGCTCATCGCCTCCACCCGCTCCCCGGAGCGGACCGACGACATCGACGCCTCGATCGGGCTTGCGATTGCCGGCGAGTGCCGGAAATATTTCGATCATGTGGCCTTTGCCGACGCCCACAACTGCATGTACGAGGTGCCGCCCCCGGTGATGCCCGGTTCCCGTGAGGCCTACGAGTATATCCGCGGCTCGACGGCGGCGGCAGCGGCGCTGGCCGCAGAACCGCAGGGGGCGTTCAGGATCGGGGTCGCCGCCTGCCGCCTGCCCTATTCGAGGGAGGAGGGCTTCGGGGATCTCGGCGTTCAGGTGCTGGTCGTGGAGGCCGCCGGGCAGACGACCGCATATGTGCTCTTCGACGGCAACAATGTTCTTCACGGCGTTCGTGAAGAGATCCGGGCACACCTCGCCTCCCATGTGGACGAGTGCGAGGTGCTGACCACTGACACCCATGTGGTGAATACGGTCAGCGGGAGGAACCCCATCGGGATGAAGGTGCCGGTCGAGCAATTCCTGCCTGAAGTGGAAAAAACCGTGCTGCAGGCCGTTGCCGATCTTGCCCCGGCAGAAAGCGCCGGATCAAGCCTCTGGTGCGACGGGATCGTCGTCTTCGGGTCGCAGCTCATCGCGCGCCTCGGGAGTTCGGTCGGGGCCACCGCCGGGCTGGTCGTCCCGGTGGCAGTGCTCGTGCTCGTTCTGGCGTTTCTTTCTGCATTGATGGCATATGTAGTGCTTGCCTGA